A single genomic interval of Isorropodon fossajaponicum endosymbiont JTNG4 harbors:
- a CDS encoding HupE/UreJ family protein, protein MPYLIKVIALFWLLIGVSIADVVKPALVEISIYPDKKVNIVIDLSLEALITGIGTQYKNTTDAPNSAQYDTLRSLTADDLREQFKAFETEFLNYILLTINERPQQLTLTSAKIDIVGYKKRPRKTLLTYSTQLRKWPKTLSWQYNKAYGDSALRYQIYEEGEYNWSQWHWLRNGATSGVIDINHPEPITTMQRMLQFVSIGFDHVMPLGWDHILFIIGMALSSLMWRRLLLLVSAFTLAHTLTLGLAMLGIVEISGRIIEPLIAFSIAYVAIENLLPNQSIKRKSIIVFLFGLVHGLGFSSMLKSFKMSSDNFLTTLISFNIGVELAQIVIVSGVVLLLFFIKSLNLNYKKIVIIPTSIVISLIGIWWGIERITG, encoded by the coding sequence ATGCCGTATTTGATTAAGGTCATCGCCTTATTTTGGCTGTTAATCGGTGTGTCAATAGCAGATGTGGTCAAGCCTGCTTTGGTGGAAATCTCAATCTATCCTGATAAAAAAGTCAACATTGTGATTGATTTAAGTCTTGAAGCTTTAATAACTGGCATTGGCACTCAATATAAAAATACTACAGACGCACCAAACTCAGCACAATACGATACACTTCGTTCATTAACAGCAGATGATTTGAGAGAGCAATTCAAGGCTTTTGAAACTGAGTTTCTGAATTATATTTTATTAACAATCAATGAAAGACCTCAACAGCTAACACTGACTTCAGCAAAGATTGATATTGTGGGCTATAAGAAAAGACCTAGAAAAACCCTATTAACTTACTCAACCCAACTGAGAAAGTGGCCAAAGACTCTGTCGTGGCAATACAATAAAGCCTATGGGGATAGCGCATTGCGTTATCAAATATATGAAGAGGGTGAATATAATTGGAGTCAGTGGCATTGGTTGCGTAATGGTGCGACAAGTGGTGTGATTGATATTAACCATCCAGAACCAATAACAACCATGCAAAGGATGCTACAATTTGTAAGTATTGGCTTTGACCACGTTATGCCATTAGGCTGGGATCATATTCTATTTATTATTGGCATGGCATTATCTTCATTGATGTGGCGACGATTGTTATTATTAGTCAGCGCTTTTACGCTAGCACACACTTTAACATTGGGTTTGGCAATGCTTGGTATTGTAGAAATATCAGGGCGAATTATTGAACCACTGATTGCCTTTTCAATTGCTTATGTGGCAATTGAAAATTTATTACCCAACCAGTCTATCAAGCGAAAAAGTATCATTGTATTCTTATTTGGACTTGTGCATGGTCTAGGTTTTTCCAGTATGTTAAAAAGTTTTAAAATGTCGTCAGACAACTTTTTAACCACATTAATCAGTTTTAATATCGGTGTTGAATTGGCACAAATTGTGATTGTATCAGGTGTAGTATTACTTTTATTTTTCATAAAATCACTGAATTTAAATTATAAAAAAATAGTCATTATCCCAACTTCAATTGTTATTTCTTTAATTGGAATTTGGTGGGGCATAGAACGAATTACTGGTTAA
- a CDS encoding DUF4395 domain-containing protein, translated as MFDYSFQTKLLVYALIEMLLGMSTIGARFSPTILLVSFLVIGRKPEWKPIGPKRCAWIIGASFISVCIVFFNPDAVALWVNNLLGTNIPVDENYVPSWLALNLVWICLLFMWLEAIVGFCAGCKIYALLVKIGIVNRHCEACENIDWDEVKRKKQQRLDKKNKK; from the coding sequence GTGTTTGACTATTCTTTTCAAACCAAATTGCTGGTTTATGCTTTGATTGAAATGCTACTAGGTATGTCAACTATTGGCGCACGATTTTCTCCCACGATTTTATTAGTCAGTTTTTTAGTGATTGGTAGAAAGCCTGAATGGAAGCCTATCGGTCCTAAGCGTTGTGCTTGGATAATAGGGGCGAGTTTCATTTCTGTGTGTATTGTCTTTTTTAATCCAGACGCAGTTGCACTTTGGGTTAACAATTTATTAGGCACTAATATTCCTGTTGATGAAAATTATGTGCCTTCCTGGTTGGCGCTTAACTTAGTGTGGATATGCTTGTTATTTATGTGGCTAGAGGCAATTGTGGGTTTTTGTGCCGGTTGTAAAATCTATGCGCTGTTGGTTAAAATAGGCATTGTCAACCGCCACTGTGAGGCTTGTGAGAATATTGATTGGGATGAGGTTAAGCGCAAAAAACAACAGCGTCTAGATAAGAAAAATAAAAAATAA
- a CDS encoding transposase, which yields MLFQVVVGNSLTLETREVFYTPAHYTGLWDMRLNLRKSESLITKQQKQQNKQHSSIRYIVERTFGLLKLHHGLGKVRYLGLERNKTRAQLIAMSHNLKDWHEYIQTNAKPEGLLCLKVGMV from the coding sequence GTGCTATTTCAGGTTGTTGTGGGTAATTCGCTAACTTTAGAGACTCGTGAGGTGTTCTATACTCCAGCTCATTATACGGGTTTGTGGGATATGCGATTAAATCTTAGGAAATCTGAGAGTTTAATTACTAAACAACAGAAACAACAGAACAAGCAACACTCATCGATTCGTTATATTGTTGAGCGAACCTTTGGTTTGCTCAAGCTTCATCATGGTTTAGGCAAGGTAAGATACCTTGGTTTAGAAAGAAATAAAACCAGGGCTCAGTTAATTGCCATGAGTCACAACTTGAAAGACTGGCATGAATATATTCAAACGAATGCAAAGCCTGAGGGGTTGTTGTGTTTAAAGGTTGGAATGGTGTAA
- a CDS encoding 5'-nucleotidase C-terminal domain-containing protein — MALTRRDFIKVLGAGSAAGLISGCGNDADKLSSQDNRYEVAKTGNARILHITDTHGNLLPNYFREPNINLGFGPTFGQLPHVVGNKLLKQIGVKAGSADAYAFTYNNFEELAAKYGKTGGFGQIKTVLDSLRESAGGIQNTLTLDGGDTWQGSGTSLWTRGADMVEACNILGVDVMVGHWEFTYKEEETLKNIGFFKGDFLGQNVRIIEDALMGDEYITMTEKYGGNGLFDEDEGLPFKPYAIKNVGGHRIAVIGQAFPRTSNANPKKYFFPDWSFGLREDEMSELVADIRKNEKPDAIIIISHNGMDVDIKMASRISGIDAIFGGHTHDGMPTPVEVKNAGGVTVVTNAGCSGKYIGVMDLNIKDHKVIGYEYKMLPILTDFIKPDAAMVSFINKMRTTKYDKDVVEARSAKMSNNPDRVGKTYDAILTEKLCTTEQTLYRRGNFMGTWDQVLVNSLREEHDADFAMSAGVRWGTSVPAGHDVTMEDLMTNTSMTYGETYVNELKGSQLKEILEGIAENLFVQDPYLQSGGDMVRMGGMDYTIDPALGLGQRISNMKDDEGTPIDPNKSYKVSGWAQVGSVGNGRLMWDVAADYLRKQKHLNLTKVNHPTIKGVNNNPGIENYDGKLI; from the coding sequence GTTAACACGTAGAGATTTTATTAAAGTATTGGGTGCTGGTTCGGCAGCAGGTTTGATTAGTGGTTGTGGGAATGATGCAGATAAGTTGTCTTCTCAAGACAATAGATACGAGGTGGCAAAAACAGGCAATGCCCGTATTTTGCATATCACTGATACTCATGGTAACTTACTCCCTAATTATTTTCGTGAGCCTAATATTAATCTAGGTTTTGGTCCTACCTTTGGGCAATTGCCACATGTTGTGGGCAACAAACTACTTAAGCAAATTGGCGTTAAGGCAGGTTCAGCTGATGCTTATGCTTTTACTTACAACAACTTTGAAGAGTTAGCAGCTAAATACGGCAAGACAGGTGGTTTTGGTCAAATTAAAACCGTGCTAGATTCATTGCGTGAAAGCGCAGGTGGCATACAAAATACACTCACCTTAGATGGTGGCGATACCTGGCAAGGCTCAGGCACGTCACTTTGGACGCGTGGTGCTGATATGGTTGAAGCTTGTAATATTCTAGGGGTAGATGTTATGGTTGGCCATTGGGAGTTTACTTATAAAGAAGAAGAAACACTAAAAAACATTGGCTTTTTTAAAGGTGACTTTTTAGGTCAAAATGTACGCATTATAGAAGATGCATTAATGGGTGATGAGTACATCACCATGACTGAAAAGTATGGCGGTAACGGTCTGTTTGATGAGGATGAGGGGCTGCCATTCAAGCCTTATGCGATTAAAAATGTTGGTGGTCATCGTATTGCAGTGATTGGTCAAGCTTTTCCAAGAACATCAAATGCCAATCCGAAAAAATATTTCTTTCCAGATTGGTCGTTTGGTTTACGTGAGGATGAAATGAGCGAGTTGGTTGCTGATATTCGTAAAAATGAAAAACCAGATGCCATTATTATAATTTCGCATAATGGTATGGATGTTGATATCAAAATGGCATCACGTATTAGTGGTATTGATGCAATTTTTGGTGGTCATACGCATGATGGTATGCCTACGCCAGTTGAGGTTAAAAATGCAGGTGGCGTTACTGTTGTTACTAATGCAGGCTGTTCGGGTAAGTATATTGGCGTCATGGATTTGAACATTAAAGACCATAAGGTTATAGGCTATGAATACAAAATGTTGCCTATTTTGACTGACTTTATTAAGCCTGATGCAGCCATGGTGTCGTTTATTAATAAAATGCGTACTACTAAATATGACAAAGATGTGGTCGAAGCACGTAGTGCTAAGATGTCAAACAACCCTGATCGCGTTGGTAAAACCTATGATGCAATTTTGACGGAAAAATTATGCACCACCGAGCAAACTCTATATCGTCGTGGTAATTTTATGGGTACTTGGGATCAAGTGCTGGTTAATTCACTACGTGAAGAGCACGATGCAGACTTTGCTATGTCAGCAGGTGTTCGTTGGGGTACCAGCGTACCAGCAGGGCACGACGTAACAATGGAAGATTTAATGACCAACACTTCAATGACTTATGGTGAAACTTACGTGAATGAGTTAAAAGGCTCACAACTTAAAGAAATCTTAGAAGGTATTGCTGAGAACTTATTTGTACAAGACCCATATTTACAGTCAGGTGGCGATATGGTGCGCATGGGTGGTATGGATTATACGATTGACCCAGCTTTAGGTCTTGGTCAGCGTATTAGCAATATGAAAGATGATGAGGGCACACCTATTGATCCGAATAAATCTTATAAAGTATCAGGTTGGGCACAGGTAGGCAGTGTTGGCAATGGTCGTTTAATGTGGGATGTGGCAGCAGATTATTTACGCAAACAAAAGCATCTTAATTTGACTAAAGTTAATCATCCGACCATTAAGGGCGTAAACAACAACCCTGGTATTGAAAACTATGATGGCAAACTGATTTAA